One genomic segment of Ipomoea triloba cultivar NCNSP0323 chromosome 9, ASM357664v1 includes these proteins:
- the LOC116030922 gene encoding GDSL esterase/lipase At1g31550-like: MLLPRISHMAQAYPNCGVKFNSAISTLFLLFLFLIIPSRITAECYTSIFAFGDSLTDVGNRVILSDDPSNLHMAYPPYGETFFHYPTGRCSDGRLIIDFIAEYYGLPYMPPSAAVMMNGSINGSDIEGGVNFAVAGAATVDSAFYEERGINNPNTNNSLRVQVGWLKELLPVFCGTPSECKERLKSSLFVVGPFGSNDYRNGLSQGKDIDETRSYVPIVIGAISDAINDLIELGAKTIMVPNTSPDGCLASVLTDFESSNKVDYDRDTGCLNWMNELDDYHNQHLQQQLDTIRYRNPGVDIIYADFYNISMELYHYPEKHGFVRSLASCCGVGGKYKFNDEVRCGDIEVKSCPEPWIHIEWDGFHMTERANKLVSMALLDGTRTSPPINTLCVSSPKFTYYS; this comes from the exons ATGTTGTTGCCACGCATTTCCCATATGGCGCAGGCATACCCAAATTGTGGGGTGAAATTCAACTCCGCCATTTCAACTTTattcctcctcttcctctttcTCATAATTCCAAGTCGCATAACCGCAGAATGCTACACATCCATCTTCGCATTCGGCGACTCACTTACAGACGTCGGAAACCGGGTTATTCTCTCCGACGACCCTAGCAATCTTCACATGGCCTATCCTCCTTATGGAGAAACCTTCTTTCATTATCCTACCGGTCGTTGTTCCGATGGTCGTCTCATCATAGATTTTATAG CGGAGTACTACGGACTGCCATATATGCCTCCATCAGCTGCTGTTATGATGAACGGCAGCATAAACGGGTCGGATATTGAGGGAGGTGTGAATTTCGCGGTCGCCGGAGCTGCTACAGTCGACTCGGCGTTCTATGAAGAAAGAGGGATAAACAATCCCAATACGAATAACTCCCTCAGAGTTCAGGTGGGATGGCTCAAAGAACTGTTGCCAGTTTTCTGTGGCACACCATCTG AATGTAAGGAGAGGCTCAAAAGCTCATTATTTGTGGTTGGACCATTTGGAAGTAATGACTACCGTAATGGGCTTTCACAAGGAAAAGACATAGATGAGACAAGATCATACGTCCCTATAGTTATCGGTGCAATCAGCGACGCCATCAAT GATTTGATTGAACTTGGCGCAAAGACAATCATGGTGCCCAACACATCTCCAGATGGTTGTCTAGCCAGTGTCCTCACTGATTTTGAGAGTAGCAACAAGGTAGATTATGATCGAGATACTGGTTGCCTTAATTGGATGAATGAATTGGACGATTACCACAATCAACATCTTCAACAACAACTTGACACCATTCGATATCGTAATCCTGGTGTTGATATTATATATGCGGACTTTTACAATATTAGTATGGAACTTTATCATTATCCTGAAAAACAtg GATTCGTCCGATCCCTTGCATCTTGTTGTGGCGTAGGAGGGAAATATAAATTCAACGATGAGGTAAGATGTGGTGACATAGAAGTAAAGAGTTGTCCTGAGCCATGGATTCATATTGAATGGGATGGATTTCACATGACAGAGAGAGCAAATAAATTGGTTTCTATGGCTCTACTAGACGGAACTCGTACGAGTCCTCCCATTAATACCTTGTGTGTTTCTTCTCCGAAATTCACCTATTACAGTTAA
- the LOC116028315 gene encoding D-aminoacyl-tRNA deacylase: protein MRAIVQRVTSASVEVEGKVVSAIGPGLLVLVGLHESDVDSDADYICRKVLNMRLFPNEETGKTWDHSVIQKNYEILLVSQFTLYGILKGNKPDFHVAMPPDKAKPFYAAVVEKFQKAYKPDSVKDGIFGAMMKVNLVNDGPVTMQLDSSQQSK from the exons ATGAGGGCCATAGTTCAGCGAGTAACTTCTGCCAGTGTTGAG GTGGAAGGCAAAGTTGTATCAGCAATCGGGCCGGGCCTATTGGTCCTCGTCGGACTTCACGAGTCGGATGTTGACTCCGATGCTGATTACAT ATGCCGTAAGGTGCTGAACATGAGATTATTCCCTAACGAAGAGACAGGGAAGACTTGGGATCACAGT GTTATTCAGAagaattatgaaattctgtTAG TGAGTCAGTTTACATTATATGGGATTTTGAAGGGAAATAAGCCCGACTTTCATGTAGCAATGCCTCCGGATAAAGCGAAACCCTTCTATGCAGCAGTGGTGGAAAAGTTCCAGAAAGCTTACAAACCAGATTCTGTGAAAG ATGGCATATTTGGCGCAATGATGAAG GTGAACTTGGTGAATGATGGGCCTGTTACGATGCAACTTGACTCATCACAGCAGTCAAAGTGA
- the LOC116028313 gene encoding uncharacterized protein At4g18490 isoform X2 — translation MDFDFGPISKNKKKTFNFDKEDMNFNLDSNFSKISSFKIDISDLDISSPSKKNGKTKEKSNEDSSGASNKGKADTFTFNFDFKELDGLSFESSPRAKEQPKKVLETEGSSETSAHQGSGLHLSEDVGEIDVGTPKTNSEPEMAITSTADSLVDSGLTPHTIDKNCSSKCTANNNDASISATVNHKDELMQTRIFPMRKTSTNTQHTDFPTEKGTSPKSVAEEAIQDVSPHSSGHESSQDAGSDLLKEVGSLGAKLSSSDVEKDLELIAGLDSNDNKTMPERFLVQLSNSLQETYQESSKFENDKNLLVSNIEGNNTHPECNIARAKKDEHLKIVNDEMQEPISRLLKAPLSSETAVQNLTQGKGDCGTIRSKFFKPSIETAAHKQKKSLTQTKHVGTSPPSHGDEGMAQNGKDDENGKEVVSLPGSRSPKSSILQAGSQDSCKGFSTDTSHVRPLSMGEQSKSMPHNNGNPRVLRSAFPSMARKTSGGDKKIYPIKSGRQTLDFPSLKLSKNVGSSPCVSQSLLPKDGKALGNLEQNTSLKSIAQSMVTHPITTSASTQKPNITPLKRKTTETAAEMIITSPFKRPSQSPSEHRDFSRISDTQDFYSKDWVNCNTRVEYNSSQTSAHDIPQPVNKNELGVLPTTVDDDNVKKAEAYSKDLDDICNKLRKMHEEAKELFVQSIVNNNKMLLLNHPIYEEKIRVVKNFAAGLMKRETQT, via the exons ATGGATTTTGACTTTGGGCCTATTTCCAAGAATAAGAAAAAGACATTCAATTTTGACAAAGA GGATATGAATTTCAATCTTGACAGCAATTTTAGCAAGATATCATCCTTCAAGATTGACATTTCAGACCTTGATATTTCTTCTCCAAGTAAGAAAAATggaaagacaaaagaaaaatcaaatgaaGACTCCTCTGGTGCAAGTAACAAGGGGAAAGCAGATACCTTTACCTTCAACTTTGATTTTAAGGA GCTGGATGGTCTTAGTTTTGAGTCAAGCCCGAGGGCAAAAGAACAACCTAAGAAGGTTCTAGAAACTGAAGGTTCTTCTGAAACAAGTGCGCATCAAGGCTCTGGACTCCATCTGAGTGAAGATGTTGGTGAAATAGACGTTGGCACACCCAAAACGAACTCTGAGCCAGAGATGGCAATTACTTCAACTGCTGATTCTTTGGTTGACAGTGGTCTAACTCCTCATACCATAGACAAAAATTGTTCTTCAAAGTGTACTGCAAACAACAATGACGCATCAATTTCTGCAACCGTTAATCACAAAGATGAACTAATGCAAACAAGAATCTTTCCAATGAGGAAGACATCTACCAACACACAACATACAGATTTCCCAACAGAGAAGGGAACCTCTCCAAAATCAGTTGCTGAGGAAGCCATACAGGATGTATCTCCCCATTCTTCTGGACATGAGTCAAGCCAAGATGCAGGTTCCGACTTGCTGAAAGAAGTTGGTTCTCTGGGTGCAAAACTGAGTTCTTCAGATGTAGAGAAGGATCTTGAACTGATAGCTGGTCTGGACTCAAATGACAATAAAACAATGCCTGAAAGATTTCTTGTACAGCTGAGCAATTCCTTGCAGGAAACTTATCAGGAAAGTAGCAAATTTGAGAATGACAAAAATCTTTTGGTTAGCAATATAGAGGGGAACAATACACACCCGGAATGCAATATTGCAAGAGCCAAGAAGGATGAGCATCTCAAAATAGTCAATGACGAGATGCAAGAACCTATTTCCAGGCTACTTAAAGCCCCATTAAGCAG TGAAACTGCTGTTCAAAATTTGACACAAGGGAAAGGTGATTGTGGCACCATCAGGTCAAAGTTCTTCAAGCCGTCAATTGAAACTGCTGCTCATAAGCAGAAGAAATCTTTGACACAGACAAAACATGTTGGCACAAGCCCACCAAGTCATGGTGATGAAGGAAT GGCACAAAATGGTAAAGATGATGAAAATGGGAAGGAAGTTGTTTCATTGCCAGGTTCTAGATCACCCAAGAGTAGCATTCTTCAGGCAGGAAGTCAGGACAGCTGTAAAGGTTTTTCCACAGACAC TTCTCATGTCAGGCCTTTGAGTATGGGCGAGCAGAGTAAGTCCATGCCGCACAACAATGGAAATCCAAGAGTTCTAAGAAGTGCCTTTCCTTCAATGGCAAGGAAAACTTCTGGTGGTGACAAGAAAATCTACCCAATCAAATCTGGTAGACAGACACTGGATTTCCCTAGCTTGAAACTTTCAAA AAATGTGGGATCAAGTCCTTGTGTATCTCAGTCCTTGTTGCCGAAAGATGGTAAAGCCTTGGGGAACCTGGAGCAGAATACTAGTCTTAAAAGCATTGCACAATCAATGGTTACTCACCCTATTACAACATCAGCATCAACGCAAAAGCCAAACATCACACCTCTTAAAAGGAAAACAACAGAG ACAGCTGCGGAAATGATAATTACTAGTCCATTTAAACGGCCCTCGCAATCACCAAGTGAACACAG AGATTTTTCCAGAATTTCAGATACACAG GACTTTTACAGCAAGGATTGGGTCAACTGTAACACAAGGGTTGAATATAACAGTTCCCAAACCTCTGCACATGATATTCCTCAGCCTGTGAACAAAAATGAATTAGGAGTCCTTCCAACAACGGTAGATGATGACAATGTAAAAAAGGCTGAGGCATATTCAAAAGATCTTGATGAT ATATGCAACAAGCTTAGGAAGATGCATGAGGAAGCTAAAGAACTATTTGTCCAGTCTATTGTGAACAATAATAAGATGCTGTTGCTCAACCATCCTATTTATGAAGAGAAG ATACGTGTGGTTAAAAATTTTGCTGCTGGATTGATGAAGAGGGAGAcccaaacatag
- the LOC116028313 gene encoding uncharacterized protein At4g18490 isoform X1, translated as MTETQKGASSSAKAKEKSSLLDLDIGNDFLNSWKSISIGDESMDFDFGPISKNKKKTFNFDKEDMNFNLDSNFSKISSFKIDISDLDISSPSKKNGKTKEKSNEDSSGASNKGKADTFTFNFDFKELDGLSFESSPRAKEQPKKVLETEGSSETSAHQGSGLHLSEDVGEIDVGTPKTNSEPEMAITSTADSLVDSGLTPHTIDKNCSSKCTANNNDASISATVNHKDELMQTRIFPMRKTSTNTQHTDFPTEKGTSPKSVAEEAIQDVSPHSSGHESSQDAGSDLLKEVGSLGAKLSSSDVEKDLELIAGLDSNDNKTMPERFLVQLSNSLQETYQESSKFENDKNLLVSNIEGNNTHPECNIARAKKDEHLKIVNDEMQEPISRLLKAPLSSETAVQNLTQGKGDCGTIRSKFFKPSIETAAHKQKKSLTQTKHVGTSPPSHGDEGMAQNGKDDENGKEVVSLPGSRSPKSSILQAGSQDSCKGFSTDTSHVRPLSMGEQSKSMPHNNGNPRVLRSAFPSMARKTSGGDKKIYPIKSGRQTLDFPSLKLSKNVGSSPCVSQSLLPKDGKALGNLEQNTSLKSIAQSMVTHPITTSASTQKPNITPLKRKTTETAAEMIITSPFKRPSQSPSEHRDFSRISDTQDFYSKDWVNCNTRVEYNSSQTSAHDIPQPVNKNELGVLPTTVDDDNVKKAEAYSKDLDDICNKLRKMHEEAKELFVQSIVNNNKMLLLNHPIYEEKIRVVKNFAAGLMKRETQT; from the exons ATGACAGAAACTCAGAAGGGAGCTTCCTCATCTGCCAAGGCAAAAGAGAAAAGTTCATTACTGG ATCTTGACATTGGAAATGACTTTCTTAACTCATGGAAATCAATTTCCATTGGGGATGAATCTATGGATTTTGACTTTGGGCCTATTTCCAAGAATAAGAAAAAGACATTCAATTTTGACAAAGA GGATATGAATTTCAATCTTGACAGCAATTTTAGCAAGATATCATCCTTCAAGATTGACATTTCAGACCTTGATATTTCTTCTCCAAGTAAGAAAAATggaaagacaaaagaaaaatcaaatgaaGACTCCTCTGGTGCAAGTAACAAGGGGAAAGCAGATACCTTTACCTTCAACTTTGATTTTAAGGA GCTGGATGGTCTTAGTTTTGAGTCAAGCCCGAGGGCAAAAGAACAACCTAAGAAGGTTCTAGAAACTGAAGGTTCTTCTGAAACAAGTGCGCATCAAGGCTCTGGACTCCATCTGAGTGAAGATGTTGGTGAAATAGACGTTGGCACACCCAAAACGAACTCTGAGCCAGAGATGGCAATTACTTCAACTGCTGATTCTTTGGTTGACAGTGGTCTAACTCCTCATACCATAGACAAAAATTGTTCTTCAAAGTGTACTGCAAACAACAATGACGCATCAATTTCTGCAACCGTTAATCACAAAGATGAACTAATGCAAACAAGAATCTTTCCAATGAGGAAGACATCTACCAACACACAACATACAGATTTCCCAACAGAGAAGGGAACCTCTCCAAAATCAGTTGCTGAGGAAGCCATACAGGATGTATCTCCCCATTCTTCTGGACATGAGTCAAGCCAAGATGCAGGTTCCGACTTGCTGAAAGAAGTTGGTTCTCTGGGTGCAAAACTGAGTTCTTCAGATGTAGAGAAGGATCTTGAACTGATAGCTGGTCTGGACTCAAATGACAATAAAACAATGCCTGAAAGATTTCTTGTACAGCTGAGCAATTCCTTGCAGGAAACTTATCAGGAAAGTAGCAAATTTGAGAATGACAAAAATCTTTTGGTTAGCAATATAGAGGGGAACAATACACACCCGGAATGCAATATTGCAAGAGCCAAGAAGGATGAGCATCTCAAAATAGTCAATGACGAGATGCAAGAACCTATTTCCAGGCTACTTAAAGCCCCATTAAGCAG TGAAACTGCTGTTCAAAATTTGACACAAGGGAAAGGTGATTGTGGCACCATCAGGTCAAAGTTCTTCAAGCCGTCAATTGAAACTGCTGCTCATAAGCAGAAGAAATCTTTGACACAGACAAAACATGTTGGCACAAGCCCACCAAGTCATGGTGATGAAGGAAT GGCACAAAATGGTAAAGATGATGAAAATGGGAAGGAAGTTGTTTCATTGCCAGGTTCTAGATCACCCAAGAGTAGCATTCTTCAGGCAGGAAGTCAGGACAGCTGTAAAGGTTTTTCCACAGACAC TTCTCATGTCAGGCCTTTGAGTATGGGCGAGCAGAGTAAGTCCATGCCGCACAACAATGGAAATCCAAGAGTTCTAAGAAGTGCCTTTCCTTCAATGGCAAGGAAAACTTCTGGTGGTGACAAGAAAATCTACCCAATCAAATCTGGTAGACAGACACTGGATTTCCCTAGCTTGAAACTTTCAAA AAATGTGGGATCAAGTCCTTGTGTATCTCAGTCCTTGTTGCCGAAAGATGGTAAAGCCTTGGGGAACCTGGAGCAGAATACTAGTCTTAAAAGCATTGCACAATCAATGGTTACTCACCCTATTACAACATCAGCATCAACGCAAAAGCCAAACATCACACCTCTTAAAAGGAAAACAACAGAG ACAGCTGCGGAAATGATAATTACTAGTCCATTTAAACGGCCCTCGCAATCACCAAGTGAACACAG AGATTTTTCCAGAATTTCAGATACACAG GACTTTTACAGCAAGGATTGGGTCAACTGTAACACAAGGGTTGAATATAACAGTTCCCAAACCTCTGCACATGATATTCCTCAGCCTGTGAACAAAAATGAATTAGGAGTCCTTCCAACAACGGTAGATGATGACAATGTAAAAAAGGCTGAGGCATATTCAAAAGATCTTGATGAT ATATGCAACAAGCTTAGGAAGATGCATGAGGAAGCTAAAGAACTATTTGTCCAGTCTATTGTGAACAATAATAAGATGCTGTTGCTCAACCATCCTATTTATGAAGAGAAG ATACGTGTGGTTAAAAATTTTGCTGCTGGATTGATGAAGAGGGAGAcccaaacatag
- the LOC116028313 gene encoding uncharacterized protein At4g18490 isoform X3, translated as MTETQKGASSSAKAKEKSSLLDLDIGNDFLNSWKSISIGDESMDFDFGPISKNKKKTFNFDKEDMNFNLDSNFSKISSFKIDISDLDISSPSKKNGKTKEKSNEDSSGASNKGKADTFTFNFDFKELDGLSFESSPRAKEQPKKVLETEGSSETSAHQGSGLHLSEDVGEIDVGTPKTNSEPEMAITSTADSLVDSGLTPHTIDKNCSSKCTANNNDASISATVNHKDELMQTRIFPMRKTSTNTQHTDFPTEKGTSPKSVAEEAIQDVSPHSSGHESSQDAGSDLLKEVGSLGAKLSSSDVEKDLELIAGLDSNDNKTMPERFLVQLSNSLQETYQESSKFENDKNLLVSNIEGNNTHPECNIARAKKDEHLKIVNDEMQEPISRLLKAPLSSETAVQNLTQGKGDCGTIRSKFFKPSIETAAHKQKKSLTQTKHVGTSPPSHGDEGMAQNGKDDENGKEVVSLPGSRSPKSSILQAGSQDSCKGFSTDTSHVRPLSMGEQSKSMPHNNGNPRVLRSAFPSMARKTSGGDKKIYPIKSGRQTLDFPSLKLSKNVGSSPCVSQSLLPKDGKALGNLEQNTSLKSIAQSMVTHPITTSASTQKPNITPLKRKTTELRK; from the exons ATGACAGAAACTCAGAAGGGAGCTTCCTCATCTGCCAAGGCAAAAGAGAAAAGTTCATTACTGG ATCTTGACATTGGAAATGACTTTCTTAACTCATGGAAATCAATTTCCATTGGGGATGAATCTATGGATTTTGACTTTGGGCCTATTTCCAAGAATAAGAAAAAGACATTCAATTTTGACAAAGA GGATATGAATTTCAATCTTGACAGCAATTTTAGCAAGATATCATCCTTCAAGATTGACATTTCAGACCTTGATATTTCTTCTCCAAGTAAGAAAAATggaaagacaaaagaaaaatcaaatgaaGACTCCTCTGGTGCAAGTAACAAGGGGAAAGCAGATACCTTTACCTTCAACTTTGATTTTAAGGA GCTGGATGGTCTTAGTTTTGAGTCAAGCCCGAGGGCAAAAGAACAACCTAAGAAGGTTCTAGAAACTGAAGGTTCTTCTGAAACAAGTGCGCATCAAGGCTCTGGACTCCATCTGAGTGAAGATGTTGGTGAAATAGACGTTGGCACACCCAAAACGAACTCTGAGCCAGAGATGGCAATTACTTCAACTGCTGATTCTTTGGTTGACAGTGGTCTAACTCCTCATACCATAGACAAAAATTGTTCTTCAAAGTGTACTGCAAACAACAATGACGCATCAATTTCTGCAACCGTTAATCACAAAGATGAACTAATGCAAACAAGAATCTTTCCAATGAGGAAGACATCTACCAACACACAACATACAGATTTCCCAACAGAGAAGGGAACCTCTCCAAAATCAGTTGCTGAGGAAGCCATACAGGATGTATCTCCCCATTCTTCTGGACATGAGTCAAGCCAAGATGCAGGTTCCGACTTGCTGAAAGAAGTTGGTTCTCTGGGTGCAAAACTGAGTTCTTCAGATGTAGAGAAGGATCTTGAACTGATAGCTGGTCTGGACTCAAATGACAATAAAACAATGCCTGAAAGATTTCTTGTACAGCTGAGCAATTCCTTGCAGGAAACTTATCAGGAAAGTAGCAAATTTGAGAATGACAAAAATCTTTTGGTTAGCAATATAGAGGGGAACAATACACACCCGGAATGCAATATTGCAAGAGCCAAGAAGGATGAGCATCTCAAAATAGTCAATGACGAGATGCAAGAACCTATTTCCAGGCTACTTAAAGCCCCATTAAGCAG TGAAACTGCTGTTCAAAATTTGACACAAGGGAAAGGTGATTGTGGCACCATCAGGTCAAAGTTCTTCAAGCCGTCAATTGAAACTGCTGCTCATAAGCAGAAGAAATCTTTGACACAGACAAAACATGTTGGCACAAGCCCACCAAGTCATGGTGATGAAGGAAT GGCACAAAATGGTAAAGATGATGAAAATGGGAAGGAAGTTGTTTCATTGCCAGGTTCTAGATCACCCAAGAGTAGCATTCTTCAGGCAGGAAGTCAGGACAGCTGTAAAGGTTTTTCCACAGACAC TTCTCATGTCAGGCCTTTGAGTATGGGCGAGCAGAGTAAGTCCATGCCGCACAACAATGGAAATCCAAGAGTTCTAAGAAGTGCCTTTCCTTCAATGGCAAGGAAAACTTCTGGTGGTGACAAGAAAATCTACCCAATCAAATCTGGTAGACAGACACTGGATTTCCCTAGCTTGAAACTTTCAAA AAATGTGGGATCAAGTCCTTGTGTATCTCAGTCCTTGTTGCCGAAAGATGGTAAAGCCTTGGGGAACCTGGAGCAGAATACTAGTCTTAAAAGCATTGCACAATCAATGGTTACTCACCCTATTACAACATCAGCATCAACGCAAAAGCCAAACATCACACCTCTTAAAAGGAAAACAACAGAG CTGCGGAAATGA
- the LOC116029978 gene encoding sodium/calcium exchanger NCL2-like yields MARTLLSFLFIILLAVVLVQGRFLSDDDGEMVSDGVHEHYHAHAANNQSSVEQSSFLALGGPRVSSSSTCDHAYGFFPCAENIPGYLFQIVIFQYLMSVAEQLVSSSSKKIFDTLGTGIFGATVFRILMVFPRIIMTISSGIFNSQEGAQNQVFFGIRVNAGATIFNLTILWGLCVIVGRRDRAAQENKDSQSQPSTQSFASNWLKNLTECGISTDASTSFTAGLMLLSLVPFVLVELVNVVSSASGQRIVVLVALIITVAFLLAYFAYQIIDPTIQKRSLHYSRFENLLTQNGKPNVSRIRLFFHLYDSDNNEQMSSQELEKFLRLIVTDEVQRMTAVRTMMKDLDADGNSRITEQEFLNGIENLLANNSSADNAAAIPTSTPENDQEKTEEVTNGGAAGDVEQAGGNEILTWDFLVTVLQVILGVVILTFCAQPLMTNVISFSGAVGVPTFIISFVVLPIVINGRMAIAAIFPASQKSSKAASLTFSEIYNGVTMSNLTGLLSLLAVVYARELTWDYSAEVLVVFVISLTIGFLAYCKTTYQLWTSIFAFFLYPFSLALFYVLQLMGWD; encoded by the exons ATGGCAAGAACCTTGTTATCTTTCTTGTTCATAATTCTCCTAGCGGTTGTGTTGGTCCAAGGGAGGTTTTTGTCAGATGATGATGGTGAGATGGTTTCTGATGGAGTCCATGAACATTACCATGCTCATGCGGCTAATAACCAATCTTCTGTAGAGCAATCGTCGTTTCTTGCTCTGGGCGGTCCACGGGTGTCGTCTTCGTCGACATGCGACCACGCTTATGGGTTCTTCCCCTGCGCGGAGAACATCCCGGGCTACCTTTTTCAGATAGTGATTTTCCAGTACTTGATGAGCGTGGCAGAGCAGCTGGTGAGCAGTTCAAGCAAGAAGATCTTTGATACTCTGGGCACTGGGATTTTCGGCGCTACTGTCTTCCGAATCCTCATGGTTTTCCCCAGAATCATCATGACCATCT CGTCGGGGATATTCAACAGCCAAGAGGGTGCACAGAACCAGGTGTTCTTTGGTATCAGGGTTAACGCCGGAGCCACCATCTTTAACCTCACAATACTTTGGGGTCTCTGCGTAATAGTCGGCCGGAGAGACAGAGCGGCTCAAGAAAATAAGGATTCCCAGTCTCAGCCCTCAACCCAATCTTTCGCTTCCAATTGGTTGAAGAATTTGACCG AATGCGGTATTTCAACGGACGCCTCAACTAGTTTCACGGCGGGGCTTATGCTGTTGTCGTTGGTGCCTTTTGTGTTGGTGGAACTAGTCAATGTTGTCTCCTCCGCGTCTGGGCAGCGAATTGTGGTTTTGGTTGCTCTCATTATCACCGTTGCATTTCTTCTCGCCTATTTCGCTTATCAG attatagatCCAACGATCCAAAAAAGAAGCTTGCACTATTCAAGGTTTGAGAATCTTCTCACGCAAAATGGGAAGCCCAATGTTTCACGCATTCGACT TTTCTTCCATTTGTATGATTCGGACAACAACGAGCAGATGTCGTCACAAGAACTGGAGAAGTTTCTTCGATTAATAGTGACGGATGAAGTGCAACGTATGACGGCAGTGAGGACGATGATGAAGGATCTGGATGCAGATGGAAACAGCAGAATCACGGAACAAGAGTTTCTGAATGGAATAGAAAACCTGCTTGCCAATAATTCCTCAGCGGACAACGCCGCCGCCATACCAACTTCTACACCTGAAAATGACCAGGAG AAAACTGAAGAAGTGACGAACGGCGGCGCAGCGGGAGATGTAGAGCAGGCGGGCGGAAATGAAATTTTGACATGGGATTTCTTAGTAACGGTGTTGCAAGTGATATTGGGAGTTGTGATATTGACGTTCTGTGCACAGCCATTAATGACTAATGTCATATCATTCTCTGGCGCTGTGGGAGTGCCTACCTTCATCATCTCCTTCGTCGTGCTACCTATAGTCATCAATGGCAGGATGGCCATAGCAGCCATTTTTCCAGCAAGTCAAAAGAGCTCCAAGGCTGCTTCTTTGACATTTTCCGAG ATATATAATGGAGTGACAATGAGCAACCTAACAGGGCTACTATCATTGCTAGCAGTGGTGTATGCTAGAGAGTTAACATGGGATTATTCTGCAGAAGTGTTGGTGGTGTTTGTGATATCTCTCACAATAGGCTTTCTTGCATACTGCAAAACCACATATCAACTATGGACCAGCATCTTTGCCTTCTTTCTTTATCCCTTCTCCTTGGCTCTCTTTTACGTTCTCCAGCTAATGGGATGGGACTAA